One Polaribacter reichenbachii genomic window, AATATAACAAAGATACAAAAAGGATTCTATTAATCTCTTTTTTGTATAATACCTCCTACTACTTTTTTATCTTTTAACACCTCAGGATTCCCTTTATAAAAGATTGAACCTCCAAAACTTACTTTTGCATTTAAAGTTTCGCCAGCTAAAATTTCTGCTTTTGCACCTGTACCCGCTTTTACAGTAGAGTTTGCAGTTGCTTTTAAGTCAAAACCATTGTAAATACCGTATAAATCTACATCTACAGTTTGGTTTTTAGTAGTACCTGTTAATTTAATAATTCCTCCAGAAGTAGTTTTAACTTCTAAATGCTTCACTTTAACTACCAAATTGATAAATGCTCTTTCTTGAGATTTAACTTCTAAATGATTTTGTGTAATTTGTTTACCTGTAATAGTTGCACCTTCATTAGCATCTATAGTATCTATATCTTTAGAATAGTATAATTTTACTAAAACCTCTCCATTTGCGGCATTATTTTCTGGTTTTAAAGAAAATGGTAAAGAAATTTTTAAAGTGTTATTAACGTTCTTTATTTTAACTTTTTCAGATTTTTGTCCTGTAATTTCTATTTTTGATTCTTTAGATTTTATCAACTCTAATTCGATACCATTATAAACTTTTAGTGTAGAAAAATCTCCTAAATTTTTACTTACGGTAGATTGTGCTACAAATGATAAATTCATCATTAAAACACATATAAATATTATTTTTTTCATTTTATTTAAGGTTTGATTATTACACTTAAATCAATAAGCATACCACTATAAAGACATTTTGTTTTATTTATTGTGGTAAAGATTAAAAATTAACACGACACTATAAATAATTCTTGTTAATTTTTTAAGCTACTTTAACTGCTGTGCCTGTTATAGATACTAATAAAGTTGATGAATTTGCAAGTGGTTCTACATCTAATTGAATACCTACAACTGCATTTGCACCTAATTTAGTAGCATTATCTTTTAAATTTTGAAATGCTTTTTCTTTTATAGACTCTAAGCCTAAAGTATATTTTTCATAATACTTAGACATGCTAAACATATCTTTAAAAGACATTCTTGTACCATTAGAAGTATAACTAGAATCGTAAGCAGTACCTGTTACAATACCTAAATAATCTACTATTTTAAAATTTTCTATGTTATTTGTTGTGGTTAAAATCATCGTGTCTATTTATTAATCCTCTATTAAATAAAAATCTAAATGTTTACGTTCTAAATCTGTGTTTTTTACTTTTACTTTTACATCATCACCTAATTGATATAAATGTTTTGTAGACTGACCCACAATTGCATATTGGTCTTCATCAAAAATATAATAATCGCTTTTTATATCTCTAATTCTAACCATACCTTCGCATTTGTTTTTGGTAATTTCTACGTAAATTCCCCATTCAGTAACACCTGTAATTACACCTTCAAAAACTTCTTCTTTATGATCTTGCATGTATTTAACTTGCATGTATTTTATAGAAGATCTTTCTGCTTTAGATGCTAATTCTTCTCTTTTAGAAGAATGTTTACATTTTTCTTCGTAAAGTTCTGCTTTTGGCGTGTTTCCACCATCTAAATAATGTTGTAGCAATCTATGTGTCATTACATCTGGATAACGTCTTATAGGCGATGTAAAATGGCTATAATAATCAAAAGCCAAACCATAATGTCCAATATTTTGAGTAGTATACACTGCTTTAGACATCGATCTAATGGCTAACGTTTCTATCATATTAGATTCAGCTTTACCTTGCACATCATTTAATAACTGATTTAAAGATTCTGAAGTAGATTCTTTTGTATCTGTATTAATTTTATAACCAAATTTGCTAATAATGTTTTGTAATGATGCTAATTTTTCTACATCTGGTTCATCATGAACTCTATAAACAAATGTTTTGTTGGTTGGCTTCCCTCCTTTTCCTTTACCAATAAATTCTGCTACTTTTCTATTGGCCAATAACATAAATTCTTCAATCAATTTATTAGCGTCTTTAGCTTCTTTAAAATAAACACCAACAGGATTTGCTTCTTCATCTAAATTGAACTTTACCTCTACCCTATCAAAAGAAATTGCACCTTGCTTCATTCTTCTTTTTCTAAGGATTTTAGCCAATTCATCTAATTTTAAAGTAGCTTCTACAATGGGTTCTTCAACTGTATATTCTTGTCCAGTTATTGAAACATTTGATGGAATAATATTATTTTTATTTTCGATAATTACTTGAGCTTCTTCGTAAGCAAAACGTTTATCAGAATAAGTTACAGTTCTACCAAACCATTCATTTTTAATTTGTGCTTTATCATCTAACTCAAAAACAGCAGAAAAGGTTAATTTTTCTTCATTAGGTCTTAAAGAACAAACGCCATTACTTAACATTTCTGGTAACATTGGCACTACTCTATCTACCAAATAAACAGATGTTGCTCTTTCATAAGCTTCATCATCTAAAATAGTTTTAGGTTGTAAATAATGCGAAACATCTGCAATATGGATTCCTATTTCGTAATTACCATTTTCTAGTTTTGTAAACGATAATGCATCATCAAAATCTTTTGCATCCTTAGGATCTATAGTAAACGTTAAATCGCCTCTCATATCTCTACGTTTAGCAATTTCTTCTTTAGTAATTTCTATAGGTAAATTTTGTGCTTCTTTTTCTACTTCTGGTTCAAACTCATAAGGTAGATCGTATTCTAATAAAATGGAATGCATTTCTGTATCATGATCTCCTGGTTTACCTAAAACTTTAGTGATTTTACCAAACGGATTTTTAGATTTTTCTGGCCAATCTAAAATGGTAGCTTGCACTTTATCTCCATGTTCTGCACCATTCATTTTATTTTCTGATATAAAAATATCAGCGTACATTTTATTACTGTCTGGTAGTACAAAACCAAAGTTTTTACTCTTTTGTAAAACACCTACAAATTCAGTTTTTGCACGTTCTAAAACTTCTACAACGTCTGCTTCTAGTTTGTTAGATCTTCGTTTTTTATACACATAAACTCTAACAATATCGCCATGTAAACCTTTACCTAAATTAACATTAGGTACAAAAATATCATCTTCATAATCATCAGAAATAAAATAACCATTTCCATTAGATGTAATATCTAAAGTACCTAAAGAATATTTGCGGTCTTCGTTAATTTGATATTTACCTCTATCTATTTCCTTAATTTTTTTGGTAGCTGTTAATTCTGCTAATTTTTTTAATATTTGGGTTTTTCCATCAGTATCAGAAATCCCTAATTTGCCAGCAATTTGTTTATAATTATAAAATTTTGTGCTGTCTTCGTTTAAAATTTTAAAAATATTTCTAGTTAAGTCTTTAATTACTTTTCCTTTTTTCTTAAATATTTTTTTCTTCTTTCTTGTCATTAATTCTTACTTCTTTATTATTTGATACTAAAATACAATTTTTACAACGAATGTTTATTAAAAAAGAGTTATCAATTGATTATTGTATTTTGGTAGTTTATTTAATTTTATTTATGTCTCATTTAGAGAACTTTAATGCTAAAAACTCTTGGTTTATAATTGCAAATCCTACTTCTGGAAATCGGAAATTTTCTAAACAATGGAAGGAAATTCAGCAATTATTAAAACTTAAGAATTTAGACTATTCTTTTGCTTTTACACAGTATTCTTTTGCTTTTACACAGTATTCTAAACACGAAATTGAATTGGTAGAGTCTGCAATTCTAAAAGGTTTTAGAAATATTATTTCGATTGGTGGAGATGGAACACTACATCATGTAGTTAACGGAATAATGATGCAAAGATATATAAAAACTTCGGATATAACTATTGCAGTTATTCCTCTTGGTACAGGTAACGATTGGATAAAGACTTATAATATTCCGAATTCTATTAAAAAATCAATAGAAATTATAGCATCTAAAAAAACTATTTTACAAGATATTGGTGTTTTAAAAACCGAAAATAAAACTACTTATTTTAATAATGTTGCTGGTTTGGGTTATGATGGATATATTGTAAATAAATTAGAATCACTCAAAAAATTTGGTGCTGTTTCTTATTTGTTAGCAGGTATTTACGGATTGTTATTTTATAAAAAATCAATATTTAAAATTGTTTTAAATGATAAAATAATAGAAACCAATTGTTTAATGGTAATATTTGGAATCTGTAAATTTTCTGGTTAAATAGTAGATCATAAAAAAATTGAAAACTATAAAACTAAAGAAATTAGAGTAGTTCCTTTAAACTCAAAACCTTTTATTCAAGCAGATGGAGAATTGATAGAAACAGGTAAAGTAGTTGTTAAAGTTGTTGAAAAAGCTATTTATTTTGTAATTTCTTAAATTTTTCTTAAAAAATTGTAACGTTTTCTTAAATACTACGTCTATATAATAACAAGACCAAAGTATTAGAATGAAAAATCTACGTAAAATAATCGCTTTATTCGCACTTATATTCCTTACCGGAATTTATATTAGCGTACAGATTATTAACGGTTCTTTACAAAAAGAAATGCCTCCTAAAGAAACTGTAGAAATTCAAAAAGACACACTTTACCTTTTAGAAGCAGAAAAGAAAGCAGTTTAAATTTTCTTCGAAAACCAATTTTATATTTTTAGTATTCTTTCTTTTTAAAAAATTACATTTTCAATTTTTTAAAAGTTTCAACAGTTATTAACATTCTATATTATAATTACTTTTCTTTTTAAAAATTTTAAAAAACAATGATGTTTATAGTAGTGTGTTAATAGCTACTATAAAATATTCTCTTTTTATTTTTTAGTTTGAGTTATTAAAAATCATTGACAACTTATAAGTAACTTAAAAGCTTAAAAATCAATTTAAATTTAGAGTTATTAACAATAGTTATAAACAGTAATTAACCTAAAATTCTTAATAGTTAACATTAAAATCTATGTAAACAAATTGTAAATTTTATGTTGATAAACTTTTATCAAAAACTTAAAATAAAATTTGCATATGTCAATGAACTCCTTGTATTGTAATAAAATCTAATAATACCAAATAAAGTTTCTTATTTTTAATCATAAGTTCTTAACATTTGCTTAAACCAGTTAAAAGCTTTAAAAATAAGTAGTTATTAAAAAATGATAATTTTTAAATGTTTATAACTGTTGATAACTGCTATTTTCTATATTTTTGCGCTGTACAATACTATTAAAATCAATAAATTATGACAATTGCCATTGGTAATGATCACGCAGGAACTGAATATAAGTTCGAAATTATAAAACATTTAGAAAAAAAAGGATATACTGTTCTAAATTTTGGTACAGATACTAACGATTCTATGGATTATCCTGATGCTATTCACCCAACTGCAGATTGTGTTGAGTCTGGAAAAGCTGAATTAGGTATTATTTTATGTGGTTCTGGTAATGGAGCACAAATGACAGCTAATAAACATCAAGGTATTAGAGCTGCTTTATGTTGGAATAATGAATTGGTTGCTTTAACAAGGCAACATAATAATGCAAATGTATTAACAATTCCTGCACGTTTTGTGTCTTTACAACAGGCTTTAGGTTTTGTAGATATTTTTTTAAATACTGAATTTGAAGGAGGTAGACACGCAAATAGAGTTGGTAAAATTTCTTGTTAATTACCTTAAACTTCTAAATAAGAAATTTCACTCGAACTGACATTATGTTTATAAATACAAATAAATGAGCTGTCAGTTCGAGTGATTTCGTTTTTTTAACAAAATTGTATCGAGAACTTTTTAAAATTTAAAATAATGATTTTCCATACTAAAACCTTTTCAGAATTAACCACTACAGAATTGTATTCTATTTTACAATTACGATCAGAAGTTTTTGTGGTAGAACAAGATTGTGTGTACCAAGATGTAGATTTTAAAGATCAAAAAGCATTACATATTTTCGGTTTTAAAGAAGATAAAATTGTGGCTTATACTCGTATTTTTAAACCTGGTGATTATTTTGATAATGCTAGTATTGGTAGAGTAGTAGTAGCTAAAAATGAACGTAAATTTGGTTATGGACATCAAATTATGAAAGCATCTATTTTAGCCATTAAAGAGCATTTTAATGAAGATTTAATTACAATTTCTTCTCAAAAATATTTAAAGAAATTTTACGAATCGCATCAATTTAAACAAATAGGAGAGGAGTATTTAGAAGATGGTATTCCACATATTAGAATGGATAAATAATTTTCTTAAAATTGTATTCTAAAACTTAAATTTGGTGTAAAAGGCAATGAATAATTATTGATTCTTTTTACATTGTTTTCACTAGTTTCATCAACAATAAAATAAGAATCAATTATATTTTTACGATCGGTAATATTTGTAATTCCTAAACGAATTGTAGATTTAATGTCTTTTGTAAAATCAAAATTATAACTTCCAGAAAAATCCAATCTAAAAAAACTATCTAATCTTTCTTGGTTTGGATTGTTGTAATTTACAATAGTTCTGTTGCCATCTTGTATGGTTTCATTACCATCAATTGGTTTTGTAAATGGTTTTCCAGAACGTAAAACACTACCAAAAGAGAGTTTAAATTTTTTGGTAAAATCGTAATTAAAGGCAGCACTTACAGAGTGTCTAATATCTAAACTATTAGGAAAACTTTCTGGATTAAAAATATCGAAAGAATAATTATTTACGGCATAAGTATAACTTAACCAAGTACTTATATTTTTAGTTTGTTTATTTACTAAAAATTCTATGCCTTTAATATTATAATTACCTATAGAATTTAAAGTTTGTGTATTATTATAAAAACCCTGATTATCTGCAGTAATTCCATCAATTTTTTTATAAAAAGCAGTTACATCAACATACAATTTATTTAAGGTATATTCTACTCCAAAAGATGCTTGTTTACTTTTTACAATAGGTGTATTTATATTATCAGAAAGAATCCATCTTCGTTTTTCTATTCCTAAAAAATTTTCTTCAAAATCTATTTTCTGAGCAGTGGTTTGGTTTTTAAATTCACCCTCAAGTTTTAGAGAAAATTCGTTATTTATTTTCTGTCGGATGTTAATTCTAGGTTCAATTACAAATTTTTGAAATTCATAAAAATAGTTAGCTCTTAACCCAAAACGTGCATAAGTGTTGTTTTTCTGATATTCTAATTCTGAATAAAATGCACTTTTTAACAATACATTTTTTACTGTTGTAGAAAAAGTGGGTGCGTTTACTGTAGTTGTATTTCTGATGCCAATTTCGTTAAAAACTAGCCCATTTTTAAAATGAAAAATATCAGAAAATTCATATTTAGAATCTAGTTTTATTTCGGTTTCTAAAACGTTATTAAACTGTGTTTGTAATTGATCTGAATCTTTATTATAGTCTGATGAATTTATTTTATAATCAGAAAAAAATGCAGAAAAAGTGGTTGAAAATTTAGTGTTCCAATCTGCATTCCAATGAATATTTGCCCCTAAATTTTCTTGTTTTAAAGTGCTATTTTCTTCAATGGTAATGTTGTTAGTTGTATACTTTTCTAAATATTCTAAATTGTTTTTTATGTGTATAAAATTTGCTCTAATAGAATGATTATAATCAATATCATATAAAAATTTAAGAGAATAATCGTAAAAATAAAATTTTGATTCTGAATTATTTACAGTACTAGAAGCCACAGAATTATCTTGAAAACTTCTCGAAAAATAGTTGTTATAAGTGGGTGTATTTATTAAATCTGTAAAAGATCTTCTACCAGAAATATGCAGTTCCATATTTTCTTTAAGTGGCACTTGTACAAAAGCATCTGCACTTAATAAATTAAAACCTGCACCACCAGAAAACTCATTGGTAATTCTGTTAGCAGTTTCCATATTTATGGTTGATGAAACTCCGTCTGAAAAAGCAGTACTTGTTCCGTTTTTTGTAACAGCAACTTTTTTAGTTAAATACGGATTATAAGCAGAAATTAGGCCAAAAAAATGACCAGAATGATACATTTTTATCCCATCCCAAAGCATTAAATTTTGATCGTTTGTACCCCCTCTAACATTAATATTAGAAACACTTTCGTTTACACTTTCTACACCAGGTAAAATTTTAATGGTTTTTAAAATATCTGGTTCTATTAAGCCAGGTAATATTCCGAACTTTTCTGTGTTTAAAACTGTGCTACCATCTGCACTTTTTTGTAAACCAGATGTTAAAAACTTTGGCATTGTAATTTCTGACAATTGCTCTGTTTCTTCTTCTAAGAATATTTGTTTGCAATGGGTAGAAAACAATTCTTTTGCAGCAATTGTTTTTGTTTTAAAACTAATATATGAAAAACTTAAAGTTGCATTTACTGGTACATTTTGTAAATAAAATTCTCCTTTTTGGTTGGTGGTTGTACCTAATTTATAGCCATTTACTTTTACAGTTGCTAATAATAAAGGTTTTAAAAAGTTAGCGTCAATAATGGTTCCGCAAATAGAAATAGATTTGTTTAAAAAAGAAACAGTTACATATCTATTGTCTAAAGTTTTAAACTGTAAAAAGGTTTTTTTGTTTAAATAGGATAAGAGTTCATCAATAGAAATTCCTTTTTTTGGCGAATTTATAAAGACGTCTTTTACATCATTATCAGAATAAGAAAACTTAATTTCATAGGTTTTTTCGAGCTCAATTAATAGTGCTGAAAGTGCTACTTTATCAGAAGAATTCTGCGCAAAAGCAATACTTGTTATCAATAAAAAATTGATAAAAAAAAACTGAAATTTACTCACCATAATTGAATATAGTAATTGTTTTACCTTCAATTTTATAAGACAATTGCAGTGGAATTGTAACAGATTGTAAAGCCAAATTAACATCTGTGTGTGTAAAACCACCAGAATATAAAATATCTAAATTTACATCTTTGGTTTCTATTTTATAACCAAATTGATTTTCTAATTCTTCTAAGACAATTTGTAAAGGTGTGCTTTTAAAATTAGACTCTTTTTGTAGCCAAGATTTTTCCTCAATATCAAACGTAGTTTTTGTGTCAATTACACCGTTAACTACTTTAAAAATAGTTCCTTTTGGTAGTTTTACAAGTGTGTCTTTATAAGCTACACTTACTAAACCTTCGTAAGTTTTTACTTCAAAATAATGGGTTCTTTCTTTTACATTAAATTGTGTACCAAGCACAGTCACATCACCAATTTCTGTGTTTACCGTAAACTTTTTTCCTTTGTTTACTTTAAAAAATGCTTCGCCATCTAAAGCTAAATTTCTGTTTTCGTCCCAATTTTTTTTACCATAAGAAATCTCAGAATTTGAATTTAAAATTACTTCAGAATTATCTGGTAATTGAAATGTTTTTGTTTGTGCAAATTCGGTTT contains:
- a CDS encoding head GIN domain-containing protein; its protein translation is MKKIIFICVLMMNLSFVAQSTVSKNLGDFSTLKVYNGIELELIKSKESKIEITGQKSEKVKIKNVNNTLKISLPFSLKPENNAANGEVLVKLYYSKDIDTIDANEGATITGKQITQNHLEVKSQERAFINLVVKVKHLEVKTTSGGIIKLTGTTKNQTVDVDLYGIYNGFDLKATANSTVKAGTGAKAEILAGETLNAKVSFGGSIFYKGNPEVLKDKKVVGGIIQKRD
- a CDS encoding YbjQ family protein, translated to MILTTTNNIENFKIVDYLGIVTGTAYDSSYTSNGTRMSFKDMFSMSKYYEKYTLGLESIKEKAFQNLKDNATKLGANAVVGIQLDVEPLANSSTLLVSITGTAVKVA
- the rnr gene encoding ribonuclease R; translated protein: MTRKKKKIFKKKGKVIKDLTRNIFKILNEDSTKFYNYKQIAGKLGISDTDGKTQILKKLAELTATKKIKEIDRGKYQINEDRKYSLGTLDITSNGNGYFISDDYEDDIFVPNVNLGKGLHGDIVRVYVYKKRRSNKLEADVVEVLERAKTEFVGVLQKSKNFGFVLPDSNKMYADIFISENKMNGAEHGDKVQATILDWPEKSKNPFGKITKVLGKPGDHDTEMHSILLEYDLPYEFEPEVEKEAQNLPIEITKEEIAKRRDMRGDLTFTIDPKDAKDFDDALSFTKLENGNYEIGIHIADVSHYLQPKTILDDEAYERATSVYLVDRVVPMLPEMLSNGVCSLRPNEEKLTFSAVFELDDKAQIKNEWFGRTVTYSDKRFAYEEAQVIIENKNNIIPSNVSITGQEYTVEEPIVEATLKLDELAKILRKRRMKQGAISFDRVEVKFNLDEEANPVGVYFKEAKDANKLIEEFMLLANRKVAEFIGKGKGGKPTNKTFVYRVHDEPDVEKLASLQNIISKFGYKINTDTKESTSESLNQLLNDVQGKAESNMIETLAIRSMSKAVYTTQNIGHYGLAFDYYSHFTSPIRRYPDVMTHRLLQHYLDGGNTPKAELYEEKCKHSSKREELASKAERSSIKYMQVKYMQDHKEEVFEGVITGVTEWGIYVEITKNKCEGMVRIRDIKSDYYIFDEDQYAIVGQSTKHLYQLGDDVKVKVKNTDLERKHLDFYLIED
- a CDS encoding diacylglycerol/lipid kinase family protein, which gives rise to MFIKKELSIDYCILVVYLILFMSHLENFNAKNSWFIIANPTSGNRKFSKQWKEIQQLLKLKNLDYSFAFTQYSFAFTQYSKHEIELVESAILKGFRNIISIGGDGTLHHVVNGIMMQRYIKTSDITIAVIPLGTGNDWIKTYNIPNSIKKSIEIIASKKTILQDIGVLKTENKTTYFNNVAGLGYDGYIVNKLESLKKFGAVSYLLAGIYGLLFYKKSIFKIVLNDKIIETNCLMVIFGICKFSG
- the rpiB gene encoding ribose 5-phosphate isomerase B, which produces MTIAIGNDHAGTEYKFEIIKHLEKKGYTVLNFGTDTNDSMDYPDAIHPTADCVESGKAELGIILCGSGNGAQMTANKHQGIRAALCWNNELVALTRQHNNANVLTIPARFVSLQQALGFVDIFLNTEFEGGRHANRVGKISC
- a CDS encoding GNAT family N-acetyltransferase; this translates as MIFHTKTFSELTTTELYSILQLRSEVFVVEQDCVYQDVDFKDQKALHIFGFKEDKIVAYTRIFKPGDYFDNASIGRVVVAKNERKFGYGHQIMKASILAIKEHFNEDLITISSQKYLKKFYESHQFKQIGEEYLEDGIPHIRMDK
- a CDS encoding TonB-dependent receptor, which translates into the protein MITSIAFAQNSSDKVALSALLIELEKTYEIKFSYSDNDVKDVFINSPKKGISIDELLSYLNKKTFLQFKTLDNRYVTVSFLNKSISICGTIIDANFLKPLLLATVKVNGYKLGTTTNQKGEFYLQNVPVNATLSFSYISFKTKTIAAKELFSTHCKQIFLEEETEQLSEITMPKFLTSGLQKSADGSTVLNTEKFGILPGLIEPDILKTIKILPGVESVNESVSNINVRGGTNDQNLMLWDGIKMYHSGHFFGLISAYNPYLTKKVAVTKNGTSTAFSDGVSSTINMETANRITNEFSGGAGFNLLSADAFVQVPLKENMELHISGRRSFTDLINTPTYNNYFSRSFQDNSVASSTVNNSESKFYFYDYSLKFLYDIDYNHSIRANFIHIKNNLEYLEKYTTNNITIEENSTLKQENLGANIHWNADWNTKFSTTFSAFFSDYKINSSDYNKDSDQLQTQFNNVLETEIKLDSKYEFSDIFHFKNGLVFNEIGIRNTTTVNAPTFSTTVKNVLLKSAFYSELEYQKNNTYARFGLRANYFYEFQKFVIEPRINIRQKINNEFSLKLEGEFKNQTTAQKIDFEENFLGIEKRRWILSDNINTPIVKSKQASFGVEYTLNKLYVDVTAFYKKIDGITADNQGFYNNTQTLNSIGNYNIKGIEFLVNKQTKNISTWLSYTYAVNNYSFDIFNPESFPNSLDIRHSVSAAFNYDFTKKFKLSFGSVLRSGKPFTKPIDGNETIQDGNRTIVNYNNPNQERLDSFFRLDFSGSYNFDFTKDIKSTIRLGITNITDRKNIIDSYFIVDETSENNVKRINNYSLPFTPNLSFRIQF
- a CDS encoding FecR family protein — encoded protein: MENKNDILKWLNRESSEEELLRLQETEDFKTLEKIAHYSSQIEPPKVDVNKALADLKLRTQTKTKKGKVVTFNFKHLYKYAAAVVVLLTTSYFIFFNKKANIKTEFAQTKTFQLPDNSEVILNSNSEISYGKKNWDENRNLALDGEAFFKVNKGKKFTVNTEIGDVTVLGTQFNVKERTHYFEVKTYEGLVSVAYKDTLVKLPKGTIFKVVNGVIDTKTTFDIEEKSWLQKESNFKSTPLQIVLEELENQFGYKIETKDVNLDILYSGGFTHTDVNLALQSVTIPLQLSYKIEGKTITIFNYGE